In the bacterium genome, one interval contains:
- a CDS encoding acyl-CoA/acyl-ACP dehydrogenase encodes MTTVGFDIEVGLSDEDAAIRDTTHQFAEEVLRPAGAALDQLSDTADVIAPDSILWKVHGQYSQLGITELQLDEEMDPLRKARLIAIINEELAWGDVGLAISLGLCGFHGPWVQQSNDPELIERFCSLDLPTIGCWALTEPDHGSDTVALTEAHFSDPALKPNCIAHKDGDSYVIQGQKAAWVSNGPIADLAVVFCTLDPSQGFKGGGVFLVPLDLPGVTRPKPLDKLGQRSLPQGEIFFDQVRVPESHMVLGPDFYAIALEMMLSHANAAMGQLFVGLARAAYEHAVSYAKERVQGGVPIFEHQAVRARLFKMFSKVEAARSLARRVALFNAGGAPQVHYSIAAKTYCTNTCFEVASEALQIYGGNGLSREYPIEKLLRDARASMVEDGCNEFLSIVGGARL; translated from the coding sequence ATGACGACGGTTGGTTTCGATATCGAGGTCGGACTCTCGGATGAAGACGCCGCAATCCGGGATACGACGCATCAGTTCGCCGAGGAGGTGCTGCGGCCGGCCGGGGCCGCGCTCGATCAATTGTCGGACACTGCGGACGTCATCGCACCGGATTCAATCCTGTGGAAGGTGCACGGGCAATACAGCCAGCTCGGCATCACCGAGCTGCAGCTCGACGAAGAGATGGACCCGCTGCGCAAGGCCCGGCTCATCGCGATCATCAACGAAGAGCTCGCGTGGGGCGACGTCGGACTCGCCATCTCGCTCGGCCTTTGCGGCTTTCACGGGCCGTGGGTGCAACAGAGCAACGACCCGGAGCTGATCGAGCGCTTCTGCTCACTCGATCTACCGACCATTGGCTGCTGGGCGCTCACCGAACCCGATCACGGCAGTGACACCGTCGCGCTGACGGAAGCGCACTTCTCGGACCCGGCCCTCAAGCCCAATTGCATCGCCCACAAGGACGGCGACAGCTACGTGATCCAGGGCCAGAAGGCAGCCTGGGTCTCGAACGGCCCGATCGCGGATCTCGCGGTGGTGTTCTGCACCCTCGACCCGAGCCAGGGCTTCAAGGGCGGCGGGGTCTTCCTCGTTCCGCTCGACCTGCCGGGGGTCACGCGTCCGAAACCGCTCGACAAACTGGGCCAGCGCTCCCTCCCGCAAGGCGAGATCTTCTTCGATCAGGTGCGCGTGCCCGAATCCCACATGGTGCTCGGCCCGGACTTCTACGCGATCGCCCTCGAGATGATGCTCTCCCACGCGAACGCCGCGATGGGGCAGCTCTTCGTGGGCCTGGCCCGTGCCGCCTACGAGCACGCGGTCAGCTACGCGAAGGAGCGGGTGCAGGGCGGCGTGCCGATCTTCGAGCACCAGGCCGTGCGGGCCCGCTTGTTCAAGATGTTCAGCAAGGTCGAAGCCGCGCGCTCCCTGGCGCGGCGCGTCGCTTTGTTCAACGCCGGCGGCGCGCCCCAGGTACACTATTCGATCGCAGCCAAGACCTATTGCACGAACACCTGCTTCGAGGTGGCGAGCGAAGCGCTGCAGATCTACGGGGGCAACGGGCTCAGCCGCGAATATCCGATCGAGAAGCTGTTGCGGGACGCCCGGGCGTCGATGGTCGAGGATGGCTGCAACGAGTTCCTCAGCATCGTCGGCGGTGCGCGGCTCTGA